One segment of Rubripirellula amarantea DNA contains the following:
- the rpiB gene encoding ribose 5-phosphate isomerase B: protein MSNSATPSFPLRVALGGDHAGFPLKSAIVERYGSLLTSLTDCGTHNTESCDYPDFAISVSREIIEGRADKGIVVCGSGVGVSVAANKIPGIRAAICHDTYSAHQGVEHDDMNVLCIGGRIIGSELAFEIIDAFLKAKYEPGERHARRLDKVLQIEAKGLGILNA from the coding sequence ATGTCGAACTCAGCCACTCCGTCGTTTCCGCTTCGCGTTGCCCTGGGCGGCGACCATGCCGGCTTTCCGCTTAAATCCGCCATCGTCGAGCGTTATGGATCGCTGCTGACGAGCCTGACGGATTGCGGCACCCACAACACTGAAAGTTGCGACTATCCAGACTTCGCGATTTCGGTCAGCCGCGAGATCATCGAAGGCCGAGCCGACAAGGGCATCGTGGTTTGTGGCAGCGGTGTCGGTGTCAGCGTGGCAGCCAACAAGATCCCTGGCATCCGTGCTGCGATCTGCCACGACACCTACTCGGCTCATCAGGGCGTCGAGCACGACGATATGAACGTGCTATGCATCGGAGGCCGAATCATTGGCAGTGAACTGGCGTTCGAAATCATCGACGCGTTCTTGAAAGCCAAGTATGAACCCGGTGAACGTCACGCTCGAAGGCTCGACAAAGTCCTTCAAATTGAAGCGAAGGGTCTAGGGATCCTAAACGCTTAA
- a CDS encoding response regulator: MTKKLLIVDDHEIIRLGLNLMLKDTDIEIAAEATSAAEALAAVEKSVPDVVLMDIRMEGGDGLNALGRLKLDHPDLPIVLFSAYDNPTYIARAVALGASGYVLKSAPRERLIDALNTAASGESAWTREELRRVTGALATPRLSQDIEVPLTQRESEVLRQMALGLTNKEIAKMLGISYETVKEHVQHILRKIGVSDRTQAAVWAVRKKLV, encoded by the coding sequence ATGACAAAGAAACTACTAATTGTGGATGATCACGAAATCATCCGATTGGGCCTCAACTTGATGCTCAAGGACACCGACATCGAGATCGCCGCTGAAGCGACGTCCGCAGCCGAAGCGCTGGCGGCAGTCGAAAAGTCGGTACCCGACGTCGTGCTGATGGACATTCGGATGGAAGGTGGAGACGGGCTAAACGCTCTGGGCCGCTTGAAACTCGATCATCCTGATTTACCGATCGTGCTGTTCTCGGCCTACGACAACCCAACGTACATCGCTCGCGCGGTCGCTTTGGGAGCTTCCGGGTACGTGCTTAAGTCTGCTCCGCGTGAACGTTTGATTGACGCCCTTAACACGGCAGCATCGGGCGAATCAGCTTGGACACGTGAAGAGCTTCGACGCGTCACAGGTGCCCTGGCAACACCACGGTTGAGCCAGGACATCGAAGTTCCACTTACCCAACGCGAAAGCGAAGTCCTTCGTCAAATGGCTTTGGGCCTGACGAACAAGGAAATCGCCAAGATGCTTGGAATCAGCTACGAAACAGTGAAGGAACATGTCCAACACATCCTTCGCAAGATCGGCGTTAGCGATCGTACTCAAGCCGCAGTTTGGGCGGTCCGCAAGAAGCTTGTTTAA
- a CDS encoding DUF1573 domain-containing protein, which yields MKFSEPEYHFGTIQSGEDETRTVELRNPGSTAMRVDRVVGSCNCFEIDQAPIELEANSSCAIELRFSSVIGGPNAYKVRAIANDHTLCETIVRFEGRRELTLIPPRAFVGTLRVGPQTSDVLIPVAFRVRNEHNLPLTAIKLQSLLTDSPLRVTLDDSDFVDSGSFLLNVRGSRETKQRGFHHQPVRLDIAHGDGSKTIEVIIIADLHNE from the coding sequence TTGAAGTTTTCAGAACCCGAATACCATTTTGGAACCATCCAGTCCGGCGAAGACGAAACGCGAACGGTCGAACTTCGCAACCCTGGTAGCACGGCTATGCGAGTCGACCGTGTGGTGGGCAGTTGCAATTGCTTCGAGATTGATCAAGCTCCCATCGAGCTAGAGGCAAATTCAAGCTGCGCGATTGAGTTACGATTCAGCAGCGTGATTGGTGGCCCGAACGCTTACAAAGTACGGGCAATTGCCAATGACCACACGCTTTGCGAAACGATCGTTCGCTTTGAGGGCAGAAGGGAGCTGACGTTAATTCCTCCGAGGGCTTTTGTAGGCACATTGCGTGTGGGTCCTCAAACATCCGATGTGCTAATCCCTGTCGCTTTCCGCGTTCGTAACGAACACAATTTGCCCCTGACGGCCATCAAGCTCCAATCGCTCCTAACCGATTCCCCGCTGAGGGTGACGTTGGATGATTCGGACTTTGTGGATTCAGGTTCATTTCTCTTGAACGTTCGAGGAAGCCGCGAAACTAAGCAACGCGGATTTCATCATCAACCGGTACGGTTGGACATCGCACACGGTGATGGTTCGAAGACCATCGAAGTGATCATCATTGCAGACCTGCACAATGAATGA
- a CDS encoding acyl-CoA desaturase, which translates to MSTVTEPAENADSTVVELLKDSSETKQASSPSSQARPAGATQKRVRWDYMIVFGAVHAAALLIFVPYFFSWPGVIAFCISIVLFGILGIPIAFHRMLAHKSFKSPKWFERTLVTLAMCTAQETPARWVAWHRKHHSHSDEVEDPHSPRVSFLWSHLDWLLHENTSSMSTFTLYHKYAKDILDDPYYRWLEKLPQAAGIIFFVHSLVYLSLAAIGSVIAFGLTAEAVQMTASIFVWGVIARTVYVWHITWAVNSVTHLIGYRTYETTDDSKNCWQVALLTFGEGWHNNHHADPAAASVQHRWWEVDLNYYIIKTFALFGLAYDIIPPRHVRKARSLAKSK; encoded by the coding sequence ATGTCGACCGTCACCGAACCTGCTGAAAATGCCGATTCCACAGTCGTTGAACTCCTCAAAGACTCGTCTGAAACTAAACAAGCAAGTTCCCCCAGTTCCCAAGCACGCCCCGCTGGTGCGACCCAAAAGCGGGTCCGCTGGGACTACATGATCGTGTTCGGTGCGGTTCACGCAGCGGCGCTTTTGATTTTTGTCCCGTACTTCTTTAGCTGGCCGGGCGTAATCGCGTTCTGCATCAGCATTGTGCTTTTCGGTATCCTTGGGATCCCCATCGCCTTTCACCGAATGCTGGCACACAAGAGCTTCAAATCGCCCAAGTGGTTCGAGCGAACGCTGGTAACGCTTGCCATGTGTACCGCACAAGAAACGCCCGCGCGATGGGTCGCGTGGCATCGAAAGCATCACAGCCACAGCGATGAAGTCGAAGATCCACATTCGCCGCGAGTGAGCTTTTTGTGGTCGCACTTGGATTGGTTGCTGCATGAAAACACCAGTTCGATGTCTACGTTTACGCTTTACCACAAGTACGCCAAGGACATCTTGGACGATCCTTACTACCGCTGGCTCGAAAAGTTGCCGCAAGCCGCAGGCATCATTTTCTTCGTTCACTCGCTCGTCTACCTGAGCCTTGCTGCGATTGGTTCAGTGATCGCGTTCGGCCTGACCGCGGAAGCAGTTCAGATGACGGCCAGCATTTTCGTTTGGGGCGTGATCGCGCGAACGGTCTACGTTTGGCACATCACGTGGGCGGTCAACTCGGTGACTCATTTGATCGGCTACCGCACTTACGAAACGACCGACGACAGCAAAAATTGTTGGCAAGTCGCGTTGCTGACCTTTGGCGAAGGCTGGCACAACAACCACCACGCTGACCCGGCCGCTGCATCCGTCCAGCATCGTTGGTGGGAAGTGGACCTGAACTATTACATCATCAAGACGTTCGCTCTCTTCGGCCTAGCCTACGACATCATCCCACCGAGGCATGTGCGTAAAGCTCGCTCACTAGCCAAAAGCAAGTAA
- a CDS encoding DUF1559 family PulG-like putative transporter produces MAHNASRVQLGLTIIELLICIAIVGLLVSLISGAVQSSREAARQTQCLNNVRQLSLGLQQHHNKLRAFPTNGGAAPESMVRAADGSMVTIGTYDNSTTEQFWWGVGFPGGTPENQTGSWAYAILPSIEQADSYQNISVESAGPLYRCPSRSRSNPAVVTADEYGVYTTGGRAWAQTDYAGNLFVIRDMPDALEIRPSWMG; encoded by the coding sequence ATGGCCCATAACGCATCACGGGTTCAACTCGGGTTGACCATCATAGAACTGTTGATTTGCATCGCGATCGTCGGCCTGCTCGTATCGCTGATAAGCGGTGCGGTACAAAGTTCACGCGAGGCTGCTCGACAAACTCAATGCCTCAACAATGTTCGTCAATTGAGCCTGGGTCTTCAGCAACATCACAACAAACTGCGAGCTTTCCCAACCAACGGCGGGGCTGCACCCGAAAGCATGGTTCGGGCGGCAGATGGTTCGATGGTGACCATCGGTACCTACGACAACTCTACCACCGAACAATTTTGGTGGGGTGTGGGATTCCCGGGCGGGACACCAGAAAATCAAACCGGAAGCTGGGCATACGCCATCTTGCCTTCGATTGAGCAAGCCGACTCTTACCAAAACATTTCTGTTGAATCAGCAGGGCCATTGTACCGTTGCCCCAGCCGAAGCCGAAGCAATCCAGCCGTGGTGACCGCGGACGAGTATGGGGTTTACACCACTGGCGGGCGAGCGTGGGCACAGACTGATTATGCCGGAAACCTATTTGTAATCCGAGACATGCCCGACGCGCTCGAGATTCGGCCATCCTGGATGGGCTAA
- a CDS encoding DUF1559 domain-containing protein — MGEKAFDPAIHAATTWYFDEPIFSGGSHGTVRGGMVIETDAPGISFHNNWGSPHSAGAVFSRLDGSVEMVTTQIDVELFRSLLFPHDSEVP; from the coding sequence CTGGGCGAAAAGGCATTTGATCCCGCCATCCACGCGGCTACCACGTGGTACTTCGACGAACCAATCTTTTCCGGTGGTAGTCACGGAACTGTTCGCGGGGGAATGGTCATTGAAACTGACGCCCCTGGAATTTCGTTCCACAACAATTGGGGATCGCCGCATTCGGCCGGAGCGGTCTTCAGCCGACTCGATGGCTCAGTCGAAATGGTTACGACACAGATCGACGTTGAACTGTTTCGCAGCCTCTTGTTCCCCCATGACTCGGAAGTTCCTTAA
- a CDS encoding chorismate synthase yields the protein METLGGPFFSVAGAGESHGPAVTTIVFGCPPGIYIRRSDIQSLLDRRRPGGNKHGTPRNEKDKVVFLSGLFQQDSQKLLAGNQISVQVDGAEYSTEGYDEGFSTGEPIAAMVLSTSKKSGDYTQLIGDQGEVRPGHTDLVKFHQSKGFVDVRGGGRSSYRSTISDVIGGGVARAMLFDKFGTVFLSSIYQVGPLKAGKSLAAEVGTGNVSADAIAKWQASLSENEIATLDAKFANEAAELIKETRKRGDSIGAAVEVVAVNVPALAGDPLYQSLKVRLMGSLGGLNAVQSCEVGSGTDVIERTGSQNNDPIRSDGYQGNTHGGMIGGITTGTPIVMRVGFKPTSTINLPQKSVRKNLEEIDFELEKGRHDPCVGVRAGVTLESRMAIELANAVLSHQARCIDVDSHKLW from the coding sequence ATGGAAACTCTCGGCGGACCTTTCTTTAGCGTGGCTGGTGCCGGTGAATCTCACGGTCCAGCGGTAACAACGATCGTTTTTGGATGCCCGCCAGGAATCTATATTCGCCGATCTGACATCCAAAGCCTGCTCGATCGACGTCGGCCGGGCGGCAATAAGCACGGCACGCCCCGCAATGAAAAGGACAAGGTCGTATTCCTGTCAGGGCTGTTTCAACAGGACTCACAGAAACTTCTTGCCGGCAATCAAATCAGCGTTCAAGTCGATGGTGCCGAGTATTCTACCGAAGGCTACGACGAAGGCTTCTCCACAGGTGAACCGATTGCGGCGATGGTGTTGTCGACGTCTAAGAAGTCCGGCGACTACACGCAGCTAATCGGCGATCAAGGTGAAGTTCGGCCCGGCCATACCGACCTGGTTAAGTTCCATCAATCCAAAGGGTTTGTCGATGTCCGTGGTGGTGGTCGAAGCAGCTACCGATCAACGATCAGCGATGTGATCGGGGGCGGAGTGGCCCGTGCGATGCTGTTTGATAAGTTTGGGACTGTGTTTTTGTCTTCGATTTACCAAGTGGGACCGTTGAAGGCGGGCAAGTCGCTGGCGGCGGAAGTCGGTACCGGCAACGTTTCCGCCGACGCGATCGCAAAGTGGCAAGCATCATTGAGCGAAAATGAAATCGCGACGCTCGATGCTAAGTTCGCCAATGAAGCCGCCGAGTTGATCAAAGAAACTCGTAAACGTGGTGATTCGATCGGTGCGGCGGTGGAAGTGGTCGCGGTGAATGTGCCAGCACTCGCCGGAGACCCGCTTTATCAAAGCTTGAAAGTGCGATTGATGGGTTCACTCGGCGGACTCAACGCTGTGCAGTCGTGTGAAGTTGGATCTGGAACCGATGTGATCGAGCGAACGGGCAGTCAAAACAACGATCCCATTCGCAGCGACGGATACCAGGGCAACACGCATGGCGGCATGATCGGTGGCATCACGACAGGAACGCCAATCGTGATGCGGGTCGGGTTTAAGCCCACTTCGACGATCAATTTGCCTCAAAAGTCCGTGCGAAAGAACCTGGAAGAGATCGATTTCGAACTTGAAAAAGGCCGACATGATCCTTGCGTCGGAGTACGAGCGGGCGTGACCTTGGAATCACGCATGGCGATCGAGTTGGCTAACGCCGTTTTATCGCATCAAGCCCGATGCATTGATGTCGATTCGCACAAGCTGTGGTAA
- a CDS encoding sulfatase-like hydrolase/transferase translates to MNLRNLFSVALLLAFGIVSSGISSADETQVVSSNKTGQPNILWLVSEDNGPQLGCYGDSYADTPNIDALATKSLRYQTCWSNAPVCAPARTTLISGMYATSLGGHHMRSGVTLPSDMKLYPQLLREAGYYCTNHTKTDYNFTSQEAGWHESGKKAHYKSRPTKETPFFHIFNFTITHESKIRVRPHTLVHDPAKAPLPAYHPDTPEVRHDWAQYYDKMTAMDREVGKALRELEEAGLADSTIVFYYGDHGSGMPRSKRWPFDSGLRVPLLVHVPEAFRSLAPADYSNGGVTSRKVAFVDFAPTLCSLAGLEAPTNMQGVAFAGAKAKPEKDYLFGYRGRMDERIDLVRSVTNGRYVYMRHFYPDRPYLKHVDFMFETPTTSVWKAMFDAGELNESQAKFWQNKPYEELFDLQSDPDEVDNIAADPNQKAKLDELRSALKDWMVSTADMGLFPEAEMHRVADKTSPREFALSGQIDFTRLVNAAWDATSGDLSANSLLELASDEQPVFRFWGARGLALKGETASLLPLMQDDSPSVAVAACDGILSSGQKEMHQQASDRLLELANVKDYGHYVATAALNVIDMRVPKSESVKARLAELPRSFDPPERVGGYVGRLLDHMAQP, encoded by the coding sequence ATGAATCTTCGAAACCTATTCTCCGTTGCGTTGCTACTCGCGTTTGGCATCGTATCGAGCGGCATTAGTAGTGCCGACGAAACCCAGGTAGTTTCCTCCAACAAGACTGGGCAACCAAACATTCTATGGTTGGTCAGCGAGGACAATGGCCCGCAACTTGGTTGCTACGGTGATTCCTATGCGGATACCCCGAACATTGATGCTTTGGCCACCAAGTCGTTGCGTTATCAAACATGTTGGTCTAACGCACCGGTTTGTGCGCCAGCGCGTACCACGCTGATCTCCGGCATGTATGCAACCAGCTTGGGCGGGCATCACATGCGAAGCGGGGTAACGCTGCCCAGCGACATGAAGTTGTATCCGCAACTGCTTCGTGAGGCCGGTTACTACTGCACCAATCACACCAAGACGGACTACAACTTCACGTCGCAAGAAGCGGGTTGGCATGAGTCCGGCAAGAAAGCTCACTACAAGAGTCGTCCCACTAAAGAAACACCGTTCTTTCATATCTTCAACTTCACCATCACGCACGAAAGCAAGATCCGAGTTCGCCCTCACACATTAGTCCATGATCCCGCCAAAGCGCCGTTGCCCGCTTATCATCCCGATACGCCAGAAGTCCGGCACGATTGGGCGCAGTACTACGACAAGATGACAGCGATGGACCGTGAAGTAGGCAAGGCACTTCGCGAGCTTGAAGAGGCCGGCTTAGCAGATTCAACGATCGTGTTTTACTACGGTGATCACGGCAGCGGCATGCCGCGCAGCAAACGCTGGCCTTTCGATTCAGGTCTGCGAGTACCGTTGTTGGTACATGTTCCCGAAGCGTTCCGCTCGCTCGCACCCGCCGACTATTCCAACGGTGGTGTGACGTCGCGGAAGGTCGCATTCGTCGATTTTGCACCGACACTTTGTTCGCTAGCCGGGCTCGAAGCACCCACCAATATGCAAGGTGTCGCGTTCGCAGGAGCCAAGGCCAAACCAGAAAAGGACTACTTGTTTGGCTATCGAGGTCGAATGGATGAACGGATCGATTTGGTGCGTAGCGTGACCAATGGTCGGTACGTCTACATGCGACACTTCTATCCGGATCGCCCATATCTGAAGCATGTTGACTTCATGTTCGAGACACCGACCACCTCGGTTTGGAAAGCGATGTTTGACGCGGGAGAACTGAATGAATCGCAAGCTAAGTTTTGGCAAAACAAACCGTATGAGGAGTTGTTTGATTTGCAATCCGATCCCGACGAGGTGGACAATATCGCGGCCGATCCGAATCAGAAAGCGAAGCTAGATGAACTTCGGTCCGCGTTGAAGGACTGGATGGTTTCCACGGCCGACATGGGCTTGTTTCCCGAAGCAGAAATGCACCGAGTCGCGGACAAAACATCGCCTCGAGAGTTCGCCCTGAGCGGACAAATTGATTTCACGCGACTTGTGAATGCCGCTTGGGATGCGACCAGCGGCGATCTTAGTGCCAATTCACTTTTAGAGCTTGCGAGTGATGAACAACCCGTCTTTCGTTTTTGGGGTGCTCGAGGCCTCGCGTTGAAGGGCGAAACTGCCAGCTTGCTGCCGCTCATGCAAGATGACTCGCCGAGCGTTGCTGTCGCAGCCTGCGATGGAATTCTCAGCAGCGGACAGAAAGAAATGCACCAGCAAGCCAGTGATCGTTTGCTTGAACTCGCGAACGTTAAAGACTACGGCCACTATGTTGCGACCGCGGCGTTAAACGTGATCGACATGAGAGTGCCAAAAAGTGAATCCGTCAAAGCTCGGTTGGCGGAGTTGCCTCGCAGCTTTGACCCACCGGAACGAGTTGGGGGTTACGTTGGCCGTTTGCTCGATCACATGGCCCAACCTTGA
- a CDS encoding ArnT family glycosyltransferase, producing MVCFLSFTICIIQVTFLAVSAYRCSPVRDEFGHFYAGLQYWKYQDIETFNVNPPLIRALGTLPAFMLWKDVPVIDRNHEAADSDIELYVSTHVVRTRHEFDDGHRLYAKHPGQFRHHLFLGRLLVSMFTLLGTLTLLYWGTICFGKSGGLAAATIWAFQPQIIAHGSLITNDVPVAAGMLLACCGFAAWCRQPSWTKSLCGGLFLGIATSCKFTALLLWPVFLLFTVFVIAKNWQHAFMLILQSSLAVVVALLTVAVPYRFADVGKPLGEIRFLSDQVVGTAWDETQPRYQDRWFARVPSPVPMEFIVGMDRQQFDFDMGLSGYAAGTLSQHGWWWFYIYAMLVKLPSGTWLAMIASLVCVYMQNNRTLSVIATVDVALAAVMAFAMLQITAYKSGFAQQHRYILPLYPFIFFLTGSIFRWIGQASLYGKLVWGGVGLTVLSCIAVAPHWLGFFNLPSGGSRYGYKHLFNDATDWGQDCYLVRQWLEDHPEIRPVNIISVNGFLYQTPESMRLPENVTISQQQERWTVVSKHDLVITRGAAYRDHEPSFEIGSSHFVYENK from the coding sequence GTGGTTTGTTTTTTGTCGTTCACCATTTGCATCATTCAGGTAACTTTCTTGGCGGTCTCGGCGTATCGGTGCTCGCCGGTGCGAGACGAGTTTGGCCATTTCTATGCGGGGCTGCAGTACTGGAAGTACCAAGACATTGAAACGTTCAACGTCAACCCGCCGTTGATCCGAGCATTGGGAACTTTGCCTGCCTTCATGCTTTGGAAAGACGTGCCAGTCATCGATCGGAATCACGAAGCCGCTGATAGCGATATTGAACTCTACGTATCGACGCATGTTGTCCGAACTCGGCACGAATTCGATGACGGTCACCGCTTATATGCGAAGCATCCCGGTCAATTTCGACACCATCTATTTTTGGGGCGGCTTTTAGTCAGCATGTTCACCTTGCTGGGCACGCTGACGTTACTGTATTGGGGAACGATTTGTTTTGGTAAATCGGGCGGACTGGCTGCGGCGACCATATGGGCATTTCAGCCACAGATCATCGCTCATGGATCGCTGATCACCAACGATGTTCCCGTTGCGGCCGGGATGCTGTTGGCGTGTTGCGGATTTGCGGCTTGGTGTCGGCAACCGTCTTGGACCAAGTCCCTCTGCGGCGGACTGTTTCTCGGGATTGCCACGTCCTGCAAGTTCACAGCTTTGTTGTTGTGGCCTGTTTTTTTGCTGTTCACCGTTTTTGTGATCGCAAAAAATTGGCAACACGCCTTCATGTTAATCTTGCAGTCTAGTTTAGCGGTAGTCGTTGCACTCTTGACCGTTGCAGTCCCATACCGGTTTGCGGACGTGGGTAAACCGTTGGGAGAAATTCGCTTCTTGTCCGATCAAGTGGTCGGCACCGCGTGGGACGAAACTCAGCCACGATATCAAGATCGTTGGTTCGCCAGAGTGCCGTCGCCGGTGCCGATGGAATTTATCGTGGGGATGGATCGCCAGCAGTTTGACTTTGACATGGGCTTGTCGGGTTACGCTGCGGGCACTCTATCACAGCATGGCTGGTGGTGGTTCTATATTTACGCGATGCTGGTCAAGTTGCCATCGGGGACGTGGTTAGCCATGATCGCGAGTCTTGTTTGTGTCTACATGCAAAACAACCGAACTCTATCCGTGATCGCGACAGTTGATGTTGCATTGGCGGCAGTGATGGCGTTCGCGATGCTGCAAATCACGGCCTACAAGAGCGGATTTGCGCAACAGCATCGCTACATCTTGCCACTCTACCCGTTCATTTTCTTTTTGACCGGGTCAATCTTTCGGTGGATTGGCCAAGCATCCTTGTACGGAAAATTGGTGTGGGGCGGGGTCGGCCTGACGGTTTTATCATGTATAGCAGTCGCCCCGCATTGGCTAGGTTTTTTTAACTTGCCGTCGGGAGGTTCGCGCTATGGATACAAACATCTTTTTAACGACGCCACCGATTGGGGCCAAGATTGTTATTTGGTCCGACAATGGCTTGAAGACCACCCCGAAATTCGGCCAGTGAATATTATCTCAGTCAATGGCTTTCTCTATCAAACGCCTGAATCCATGCGATTGCCCGAGAATGTAACAATCAGCCAGCAACAAGAGCGATGGACAGTGGTGAGTAAGCATGACTTGGTTATCACACGCGGCGCAGCGTATCGTGATCACGAGCCGTCGTTTGAAATCGGTAGTAGTCATTTCGTATATGAGAATAAATAG
- a CDS encoding 30S ribosomal protein S1, giving the protein MVNRNLIRNLDDDDLSNELAVLAPDEQAEEWLIEYLQQEEQDYAQGEIVDGKIVEVNDEWVLIDVGFKSEGTVSVTEWGPEEEQPVVGGIVKVLIEEMEDELGAADDPYGMISLSKKKAESIIEWERIISEISEGQVVTGTVTRKIKGGLLVNIGVPVFLPGSQVDIRRPGDIGDFIGRVIQAEVLKIDDTRRNIVISRRSLIERQREEDRAYLMKELETGQIRKGIVKNIADFGAFVDLGGIDGLLHITDMAWERIGHPTEMVSIDQEIDVKVLHIDREKQKIALGLKQKDRNPWENIETKYPVESDHKGEVVNVMSYGAFVKLEPGIEGLVHISEMSWTKRVNHPSELVNIGDAIEVRILGVDPEGQQLSLGMKQTQKNPWDEVIERYPEGQDVKGKVRNLTNYGAFIELEEGIDGLLHVSDMSWTRKIGHPSEMLEKGQEIECRILSVDESRRRIALGLKQLDNDPWDGDIPDNYLPGQLVKGKVTKITNFGVFIGLEDGLEGLLHISELAEHKVEDPEEVVKVGQDIEVKVLRVDTDERKIGLSLKRVGWGEEQERAAAAAEAAEASAGMPNVEDGDLKGGLGSGEGPLFPTGE; this is encoded by the coding sequence ATGGTAAATCGCAACCTCATTCGCAACCTCGACGACGACGACCTTTCCAACGAATTGGCCGTTTTGGCCCCGGATGAACAAGCCGAAGAGTGGCTGATCGAGTACCTGCAGCAAGAAGAGCAGGATTACGCTCAAGGCGAAATCGTTGACGGAAAGATCGTCGAAGTAAACGACGAATGGGTGCTGATCGACGTCGGTTTCAAGAGTGAAGGCACCGTCTCGGTCACCGAGTGGGGCCCTGAAGAAGAACAGCCCGTTGTTGGCGGTATCGTCAAAGTCCTCATCGAGGAAATGGAAGACGAACTCGGCGCCGCCGATGACCCCTACGGCATGATCTCGCTCAGCAAGAAGAAGGCTGAGTCGATCATCGAGTGGGAACGCATTATCAGCGAAATCAGCGAAGGCCAAGTCGTCACCGGCACGGTCACTCGCAAAATCAAAGGCGGATTGCTGGTCAACATCGGTGTTCCCGTCTTCTTGCCCGGCAGCCAAGTCGATATTCGCCGTCCCGGCGACATCGGCGATTTCATTGGTCGCGTGATCCAAGCCGAAGTGCTGAAGATCGACGATACTCGTCGAAACATCGTGATCAGCCGTCGTTCGTTGATCGAACGTCAACGCGAAGAAGACCGCGCATACTTGATGAAAGAGCTGGAAACCGGCCAAATTCGCAAGGGTATCGTCAAGAACATCGCCGATTTCGGTGCGTTCGTGGACCTGGGCGGAATCGACGGTTTGCTGCACATCACCGACATGGCCTGGGAACGTATCGGTCACCCAACCGAAATGGTTTCGATCGACCAAGAAATCGACGTCAAGGTTCTGCACATCGACCGCGAAAAGCAAAAGATTGCTCTCGGTTTGAAGCAAAAGGACCGCAATCCTTGGGAAAACATCGAAACCAAGTACCCGGTCGAAAGCGATCACAAGGGCGAAGTCGTCAACGTCATGTCCTATGGTGCGTTCGTCAAACTCGAGCCCGGTATCGAAGGTCTGGTCCACATTTCAGAAATGTCATGGACCAAGCGAGTCAATCACCCGAGCGAATTGGTCAACATTGGCGATGCCATCGAAGTCCGAATTCTGGGTGTCGATCCCGAAGGCCAACAGCTTTCGCTCGGCATGAAGCAGACCCAAAAGAATCCTTGGGACGAAGTCATCGAGCGTTACCCCGAAGGCCAAGACGTCAAAGGCAAGGTTCGAAACCTCACCAACTACGGTGCTTTCATCGAATTGGAAGAGGGAATCGACGGCCTGTTGCACGTTTCGGATATGTCTTGGACTCGCAAGATTGGCCATCCGAGCGAAATGCTGGAAAAGGGCCAGGAAATCGAATGTCGTATCCTCAGCGTCGACGAAAGTCGTCGTCGGATCGCTCTTGGGCTCAAGCAGCTTGATAACGACCCATGGGATGGCGACATTCCCGATAACTACCTGCCCGGCCAATTGGTCAAAGGTAAGGTCACCAAGATCACCAACTTTGGTGTCTTCATCGGTCTCGAAGATGGCTTGGAAGGTCTGTTGCACATCAGCGAATTGGCCGAGCACAAGGTTGAAGACCCCGAAGAAGTGGTCAAGGTCGGCCAAGACATCGAAGTCAAAGTGCTTCGCGTTGATACCGACGAACGCAAGATTGGCTTGTCGCTTAAGCGAGTCGGTTGGGGCGAAGAGCAAGAGCGTGCAGCCGCCGCTGCTGAAGCAGCCGAAGCCAGTGCAGGCATGCCGAACGTCGAAGACGGCGATCTTAAGGGCGGACTTGGAAGCGGCGAAGGCCCGCTTTTCCCAACCGGCGAATAA